The following coding sequences lie in one Phalacrocorax carbo chromosome 3, bPhaCar2.1, whole genome shotgun sequence genomic window:
- the ADAT2 gene encoding tRNA-specific adenosine deaminase 2, giving the protein MEEEEEEKAVAWIDQALEVAKEALEKGEVPVGCLLVYNGEVVGRGSNEVNETKNATRHAEMVAIDQVLDWCKQHNRDYTEVFAHSVLYVTVEPCIMCAAAVRLMKIPRVVYGCRNERFGGCGSVLSISSDDMVDTGEPFECVSGYRAKEAVELLKAFYRQENPNAPKSKVRKKDRRN; this is encoded by the exons atggaggaggaggaggaggagaaggcggTGGCCTGGATAGACCAGGCCCTCGAAGTG GCTAAAGAGGCGCTGGAGAAGGGTGAGGTTCCCGTCGGCTGCCTCTTGGTGTACAACGGCGAGGTCGTAGGGAGGGGCAGCAACGAGGTTAACGAGACGAAGAAC GCTACTCGACATGCTGAAATGGTGGCAATCGATCAGGTCCTTGACTGGTGCAAGCAACACAACAGAGATTATACAGAAGTGTTTGCACACTCAGTATTGTATGTAACCGTAGAGCCTTGTATCATGTGTGCAGCTGCCGTGCGCTTGATGA AAATTCCACGGGTCGTATATGGCTGTCGAAATGAGCGATTTGGAGGCTGTGGCTCAGTTTTGAGCATCTCATCTGATGATATGGTGGACACAGGAGAACCATTTGAA TGCGTTTCTGGCTATCGTGCCAAAGAAGCAGTGGAACTGTTAAAAGCTTTCTACAGACAAGAAAATCCCAATG CACCAAAATCAAAAGTACGGAAGAAGGACCGTCGTAATTAG